ACAGGCATTCAACAACTTCTTGaaagataataattttcttctattttatttatatgccTGCCTTCTCATTCTGTCAGAGTATGGCTTTCTGTATGTGGcgctttttaaataaaattttgtttcaattcTGGCTAATTCCTGAAACTTTCTGGTCTATTTGTGTTTTAGAACTATGAGGTGAGTTATCTGAAATGAGAGGGGTGAAGAAATACGCTGGAGTGAGTGGCTTCTTTTATTGAAATGCATATCCTAAAATGCACATTCACAGCTGCTGTAGTGTTTTTTGGTTCTTAAtaactctgcttttctgcaaatCTGGCTTTAACTAGCAACCAGATTTCACAGTTTGCTGTGGAGAATCCATCCTGTGGAAAGATTTTCAATCTTGGGCTGGGATTTGTGTTCAGATTCACTGCAGTGAATGTGGGTTGCTGTGGATGAATGCACCACACTGCTGTGAGAGGGGGTTCTGAGGGTTGGAAGGAATGGAGGAGGTGGGGAAGAGAAAGCAGTTACAGTTGGAGGGACAGAACTGAAGGACCAGGAGGatagaagaattttaaaaaaggggagGGGACACAGGTAGTGGAAGAGCAGAGGTGAAGGAATGTGATGTGAACAAATCAGTTCTGTGGACTCTGATGGATCCCTGCCCACCAATGGGTGTCAGCACCTGTTCAGCCAGACAGCAGTGAGCTGCAAGTGTCAGCCAGGGGTTTGcttggaaaaaagcagaaaaattgtaACCACCATTTCCTACAACATTGCTGATCTGTCTCTTGTGGTTTGTACTTGCgtttatatttcaaataaatgtcCTATAGAGTAAACATAAGCACCCACTGTCTCATAACTGCAACATTTCCAATCCCCTGGCCCTGACAGAGCATTGATTCAAAGGGAAGGTCAGCAACCTGTTGAGGTTCACGTTTATGGAAGAACTGAAGAGTACTGATAAAGAACTTGTGTGGAAGCAGTGAAGCATTTTAGAATCCTTCAATTTCTTAAGGTGggggtttttctttcccttgcacAGGACCTGTTAATTTCTATCTTAAATAACTTGATAGCTTTGCTTTACATGTTGCTGCAGAACTGAATTATTCTAAAGGTAAGGCTACATGTTACAACCAAGCTGAACTAACTGCTTACCTTAGGAGGTCCATGATCATCAGCTGTGGACAAAATATCTTACATCATCATGCTGTTTTGTTATAACCACATTTAAAAGTAACACAAGTTatgaaacacatgaaaagaGGAAGCAATGCACAAGGTTTTTAAAACTTGAGTGTACCTGAATTCTGCTCTGCAGATCCTGGCTCCCTCCACAGGCTATTTATGTCAGATTTTGTAGAATGGACTGCTGAGAACTTGGATGACACTgcacaattatttttactttgaatcCAGGTGTCCAAAAGTTGAAAATTAATGTCTTCATCTGCTTCATCAACTAACCTTCAAAATACTGTCCTGTAATAGGAAACAGCACGGAACTGTGTCTTTTTCTTAAGATTTGAGCTGATTTCAGTGAAGTTTTTGCTTGCactctgtgcagtgctgtgcttaGACAGGATTTAGCAGAAGATGACCCGTATTGTCATCAGCATGGCATCATTTCCAGTGGCTGTGGAGGAGATTAGggtcagcagcagagagaacagCGGAGCTTTACCAGCACAGCCCAGTATGGCTTACCCAGGCAGAGAAAGGAGGTAAATCCACAGCTTTCCAAGGTAGGAAACATTATTACTGACCTCTACATTTTATACAGTGGTGACCataatttcacatttcttgACAGTGTTATTTCATAGGAAAAAGTGCAACaactttgttattttaaattaagacagAAAGAGCTCGGTGAAGACATGATGGAATTTATAGCCTGTTGGACACTGgctttttattgtattttaatttgccttttttaaaaaatatttggtctCCCCTGTAAAATAAACTTGAGAAACCCTTGAGATTAAAGATAGTCACAAAATTATATTGGTTTTAGATAGCAAGGGATTTTTAAGGTGTTAATTACTCTTATGTTTTATTAAGAATACAGGACAGCAAGCAAACTTGTAATTTCATCATAAATTATGCATGgttggaaaaattaatttgttttgccttttgatCTATAAACATTGTACTCTTGAAAGAATTGCAACCATGTTGCAACAGCTCTAAAATTACAGAAGCATTAtctataaatattaaatatattcaagAACTTCTGGGGGTCTCATCATTGGTATATAAGCAGCTCTTTTTTTAGTGTGGTAACTTCTGCATTGTGCTGTATCCCCACGATTTTAATGTTTGCATAGTAAGACACCATTCAATTTCAGTGGCTGTTCAGCAGACACCTGCTTCAGTTAAGACGTGACCTGGGTGGGAGTTGCACCCATGGTGATTATGTTAAATCCATTACACACTCATCTGGAATGGGTTGTGTaagaacacaggaaaagctGGGATGTGTTCACCTGAGAAGCTGCAGCCTCCTGTACCTGTATCTTGCACTTCCTTGGTCCGTAAAATGTGGTTGTGATGAATGAAGAGCTTTATGTGCCTTCCTGTGCCTGTCTGGAGAGGCACCCGCAGGTTTGAGTGCTCTGTGCTTTGTGGTGCAGTCTCGAGACGAGAGAAGGCAGCTGTCGATCAGCCTCTTGATCTACTCACACTATAATTAGATGCACCTTTTAGAACTGAAATTTAAGCTGTTCTGTTCCCTTTTTAAGCACATCTGCCTTCTATCACAACTTCTCTTTAGGATACTTtaggatatttttattaaataattcaaactagccacaaataaaaaattattattacacAGGTTTTATGTCCAGAGGTATAAAAGAAAGGTAACAAAATAAGACCTCTTTTTATCTGAGTAACAGTTAGAACTGCCTGTTGTATTTCTCAGACACAGACTCAGTTTAGCACACTGTTAGCTTCCAAAACCAGATCCTGCACATGCAACACAGAAGAATAAATCTGGTTGAACAAGGACAGACATGCCAGGAGAGAAAACTGTCTGCAACTGTACGTGTGGTTCTGTACTGGTCCCCTGGAAAGGCACAATGTTCTCAATAATTCTGTGAGCTCTTATTACTGGGGCTTTTCTGCACCAAAAGAGAAACTACTAAGAGACCATGCACACAGTTTGaatcattattttcaaaaaaaactTTTGGGGGTTCATgctgtctttttgttttggtgtgaTAATAGAGATCTTTAGTTTAAAATACTCCTGATTTAACACCCATCATGTTGGGGATTTATTTGGCTTTTCAGTGTCATCTCTTCAACCTGCCTGGACCTGCTTGGTCTCCCTTTTTGGCCTCCCTGGACCCCTCCAGAGTCAAGACTTTAGACTCCTTGGAACTCTTTAAAATCCCCTTTTCAGATTCATTGGATTTATCCAGTCTGAGCTCTTCATCCTCTGTGGAATTCTCCAGTCTCACTTCTTCATCCTCTCTGGACCTTTCAAGTCTCACATCTTCAGCTTCTTCAGACTTCTCCAGTACCTCCTCTTCAATTTCCTTAGAGCTCTCCAGTCTCACCTCTTCAGAGTCCTGGGAGCGCTCCAGTTTCTCCTCTTCAGTTTCACTGGACCTATCAAGTCTCACTTCATCTGGCTCCCTGGATCAGTCTGGGGACAGTTCTTCAATCTCTTTAGATCTCTCGAGTGTCACCTCTCTCTCCACAGATTTCTCCAgtccttcttcttcactctctcTAGACCTCTCCAGTCTCACTTCTTCGTCCTCCACAGATGTTTCCTCCTCAGCTTCCCTGGACTTTTCTTGTACAATCCCTCCATCCTCACCAGGTGTCTCCGAGTACAGCTCCTCCACCTCGTTGGAATCTCTAGACCTCACCGATTTTAACTATTTCATGTTTCAGCGCTCCTCTGGATTATCTTCACCAACTCCTGAGGCTGTTTCCAATCTCACCTCTACACCTTTTTTGGATGTCTCCAATCTCACCTTTCAGGATGCTTCTTCCCTCACTTCCTCAGTTTCTTTGGACATGTCTAACCTCACGTCCTTAGTTCCCCCAGACCTTTCCACTCTCACATTTCTGGACGTTGCTAACTGCACCACCTCAGCTTCTCTCGATCTCTGCATCTAACCCTCCTAACTTATCCCCTGGAAACTCTCTCCATCCTAAACTTCTCTCCTTTATCTGCTCTCTCCTATGTTCTCTCTCTGAAAGTTCTTACCTAAGGGAAGTTTAGGGCTTTACAAATATCTCCTGGCATCTAAACTGGGCATGAAAACAGGTCATACAAATCTATAACGGTGCCTTGTAACAGCTGCACGAACACCAACATTTATTCTGGAATTTTTGTAGAGCACAGTTTCTGTCACTGATTGATATCCAGTCTGCCTCAGCATGGTTGGTACCTCTCCCAAAGGTTTAGCTTTTTCAAGTCATGCTGAATTTTTATCTACCAAGACCAACAAATAGTAAATAGAGCTAAATGTGCAAATAAATGCATCCAGGTTGTGTATCTCTGTTTATGGATTTAAATCTGAATTAATGTTACAGAATTGCAGGCAGAGGCATTTCACAGAGAAGTACAGAGAGAGAtgaggtgggaaaagaaaattgtggAGCAAAAAGCAGGTGAGAGACGGGATAGTGAGAGGAACCAGAGAAGCCATGGGGCAGGAATAGAGTGGCACATAGCTGGAAGAAAATGTCCAACTCTGCTGGCATG
The nucleotide sequence above comes from Corvus cornix cornix isolate S_Up_H32 chromosome 20, ASM73873v5, whole genome shotgun sequence. Encoded proteins:
- the LOC109144277 gene encoding putative protein TPRXL, whose translation is MVVQVLGTVTSHLLQELKGQPLTPHTVCQSADSPGDLTGTLSHEASSNYEGQQQREQRSFTSTAQYGLPRQRKEVNPQLSKCHLFNLPGPAWSPFLASLDPSRVKTLDSLELFKIPFSDSLDLSSLSSSSSVEFSSLTSSSSLDLSSLTSSASSDFSSTSSSISLELSSLTSSESWERSSFSSSVSLDLSSLTSSGSLDQSGDSSSISLDLSSVTSLSTDFSSPSSSLSLDLSSLTSSSSTDVSSSASLDFSCTIPPSSPGVSEYSSSTSLESLDLTDFNYFMFQRSSGLSSPTPEAVSNLTSTPFLDVSNLTFQDASSLTSSVSLDMSNLTSLVPPDLSTLTFLDVANCTTSASLDLCI